The Asticcacaulis excentricus genome has a segment encoding these proteins:
- a CDS encoding 3-deoxy-D-manno-octulosonic acid transferase, whose translation MTLMLRLYAAAMQAFHAIAPNLLWHRAARNKEDPARLNERLGIAGKPRPEGPLIWLHGVSVGESLSALPVINQLLNDHPDLHILVTTATTTSAEILSQRLPERAVHQYAPLDTPQAVTKFLDHWHPDLAVFIESDLWPNLLKGLDQRGITRLLISARITAKTHQGWQNIRRSMQSLLKGFALILPQDSGSDQRLIDMLGAEAEQMGPLANLKTIGAPLPDDAQKREALEALFAGRTVILAASTHPTEEAYIATALDDILRQTGALLIIAPRHPVRAEAIRLDLEALGFRVAQRSKLGSKLDSPTTETHIYLADTLGELGVFFRLADMVIMAGSFSEKIGGHNPLEAARLGKAVITGPDLYNWDAVYQQMFDAGAAFRVGGRQELGFLAQGLIDNPAALLDAHRIAQALAQREAGTLDTVMAHLKPFLPGNAPTPDDKSHEAADAA comes from the coding sequence ATGACCCTGATGCTCCGCCTCTACGCCGCCGCCATGCAGGCCTTTCACGCCATCGCGCCCAACCTGTTGTGGCACCGCGCGGCGCGCAACAAGGAAGACCCGGCGCGCCTCAATGAGCGGCTGGGTATCGCCGGAAAGCCGCGCCCGGAGGGGCCGCTGATCTGGCTGCACGGCGTCAGCGTCGGCGAAAGCCTGTCGGCCCTGCCGGTCATTAATCAACTGTTGAACGACCACCCGGACCTGCACATTCTTGTCACCACCGCCACCACCACCTCGGCGGAAATCCTGTCGCAGCGCCTGCCGGAGCGCGCCGTGCATCAGTACGCGCCGCTCGATACGCCGCAGGCGGTGACGAAGTTCCTCGACCACTGGCACCCCGATCTGGCCGTCTTTATCGAAAGCGACCTGTGGCCAAACCTGCTGAAGGGGCTCGATCAGCGCGGCATCACCCGCCTTTTGATCAGCGCGCGTATCACCGCCAAAACGCATCAGGGCTGGCAAAACATCCGCCGTTCGATGCAAAGCCTGCTGAAGGGCTTTGCCCTCATCCTGCCGCAGGACAGCGGCTCCGATCAACGGTTGATAGACATGCTTGGGGCCGAGGCCGAACAGATGGGGCCGCTGGCCAATCTGAAGACCATCGGCGCGCCCCTGCCCGATGACGCCCAAAAGCGCGAGGCGCTGGAGGCCCTGTTTGCCGGGCGCACGGTCATACTGGCCGCCAGCACCCACCCCACCGAAGAGGCCTATATAGCCACGGCGCTGGACGACATCCTGCGCCAGACGGGGGCGCTGCTGATCATCGCGCCGCGCCACCCGGTGCGCGCCGAAGCCATCCGGCTTGATCTGGAAGCCCTCGGTTTTCGCGTGGCCCAAAGATCAAAATTGGGATCAAAACTGGACAGCCCGACCACAGAGACGCATATTTATCTGGCCGACACGCTCGGCGAACTGGGCGTGTTTTTCCGGCTGGCGGACATGGTCATCATGGCAGGAAGCTTCTCCGAAAAGATCGGCGGCCACAATCCGCTGGAGGCCGCGCGGCTGGGCAAGGCCGTGATCACCGGCCCGGACCTCTATAACTGGGACGCGGTCTATCAGCAGATGTTCGACGCCGGGGCCGCCTTCCGCGTCGGCGGGCGGCAGGAGTTGGGCTTTCTGGCGCAGGGGCTGATCGACAATCCGGCAGCCCTGCTTGATGCGCACCGTATCGCTCAGGCGCTGGCGCAGCGTGAGGCCGGGACGCTCGATACCGTCATGGCGCACCTCAAACCCTTCCTGCCCGGTAACGCCCCCACCCCGGACGACAAAAGCCATGAGGCGGCGGATGCCGCTTAA